Proteins encoded within one genomic window of Rhizobium favelukesii:
- a CDS encoding TetR/AcrR family transcriptional regulator, whose translation MAEVENPKTAAAAEGRLGGALLQGEFSDRHRDILEAAASLFAERGYSATSVRDIGERVGLLGGSLYHYIKSKEALFVRIHDIALQVAEDRILAAVSGLTDPWARLEAACVTMLEIQLDPNSLTMPLMNDFASAPLEIRERLVAKRDAFEQMFRDLIADLSLHPAFDRGVYRLLLLTLLNNVGSWYRPGDMTPEDIGLQIVRIFRHDEICANDG comes from the coding sequence ATGGCTGAAGTTGAAAATCCGAAAACGGCGGCGGCAGCAGAGGGCAGGCTGGGTGGCGCATTGCTGCAGGGCGAGTTCAGCGACCGGCACCGGGACATACTGGAAGCCGCCGCGTCCCTCTTCGCAGAGCGCGGCTATTCGGCGACATCGGTCCGCGATATTGGCGAGCGTGTCGGGCTACTCGGCGGCTCCCTCTATCATTATATCAAGTCGAAGGAAGCGCTTTTCGTCCGCATCCATGACATTGCACTGCAGGTAGCCGAGGACCGTATTCTGGCCGCGGTATCAGGACTGACCGATCCGTGGGCGCGGCTGGAGGCGGCATGCGTCACCATGCTGGAAATTCAGCTCGACCCAAATTCGCTTACCATGCCCCTAATGAATGACTTCGCTTCCGCCCCGTTGGAGATCCGCGAGCGCCTCGTCGCCAAGCGAGACGCGTTCGAGCAAATGTTCCGGGACCTGATCGCTGATCTTTCCCTGCACCCCGCGTTTGACAGAGGCGTTTATCGTCTGCTGCTTCTGACGCTCCTCAATAATGTCGGGAGTTGGTATCGCCCCGGCGACATGACGCCGGAAGACATCGGCCTTCAGATCGTTCGCATTTTCCGACACGACGAAATTTGTGCGAACGATGGGTAA
- a CDS encoding Crp/Fnr family transcriptional regulator: MEKTSVGHEGFLGFGLIMGGTGALGMCVAQVPGYASWLSIADLDEALEEFQCVRETMLRYAKSLITQLMETVACNSLHSAEQRSIRWLLRAHDCVVGDRFNLTQQVIAEVLGLRRATVNAICSELASEGLIEYSRGDVTIANRARLESKACECFHKIRKASM; encoded by the coding sequence GTGGAGAAAACCTCCGTGGGGCACGAGGGGTTCCTCGGCTTCGGGCTGATCATGGGTGGAACCGGTGCGCTCGGCATGTGCGTCGCACAGGTTCCGGGCTATGCCTCCTGGCTTTCGATAGCCGACCTCGACGAGGCACTGGAGGAGTTCCAATGCGTCAGGGAAACCATGCTGCGATACGCGAAATCGCTGATCACGCAACTCATGGAGACAGTGGCCTGCAATAGCCTTCATTCCGCGGAGCAACGGAGCATTCGCTGGCTTCTGAGGGCTCATGACTGCGTAGTGGGGGACCGTTTCAATCTAACGCAGCAGGTGATAGCGGAGGTTCTGGGTCTACGGCGCGCGACAGTGAATGCAATTTGTTCAGAACTGGCATCCGAAGGACTTATCGAATATTCCCGTGGGGACGTTACGATCGCGAATCGCGCACGCCTCGAATCGAAGGCCTGCGAGTGCTTTCACAAGATCCGAAAGGCATCCATGTAG
- a CDS encoding PAS domain-containing protein translates to MPGQENRADLLKSEQRNAGPHACATLDDLKDMVAELASFKMALDPHTIVGITNRAGTITYVNDHFCQISKYSRFELLGAKHSLLNSGHHPPSFFQEMWRTISTGSTWHGEVCNRAKDGSLYWVDTTIAPKLDASGSIRGYVSIRYDITQRKLGEETLLEENLRRERMEILLRDIIETIPNGVAVYDGDDRLALFNSGFQDCYRRTGPAIREGQPFQEILERAIARRVCGCLVRG, encoded by the coding sequence ATGCCGGGCCAAGAGAACAGAGCAGACTTATTGAAATCCGAACAGAGAAATGCCGGGCCACATGCGTGCGCGACCCTGGATGATCTTAAAGACATGGTGGCGGAACTGGCATCATTCAAAATGGCGCTTGATCCCCATACGATCGTTGGGATTACCAACCGCGCCGGAACGATCACCTACGTGAATGATCATTTTTGCCAGATCAGCAAATATTCGAGATTTGAACTCCTGGGAGCCAAGCACAGTCTATTGAACTCGGGACACCATCCGCCATCGTTTTTCCAGGAGATGTGGCGGACGATCTCAACGGGGAGCACGTGGCACGGAGAGGTATGCAACAGGGCAAAGGACGGTTCGCTCTACTGGGTCGATACGACCATCGCGCCAAAGCTGGACGCATCAGGTTCCATTCGTGGCTATGTCTCAATTCGGTATGACATCACGCAACGCAAATTGGGCGAAGAGACGCTGCTGGAAGAAAATCTCCGGCGGGAGCGCATGGAAATTCTTCTCCGCGACATCATTGAGACAATCCCCAATGGCGTTGCTGTGTACGATGGAGACGATCGGCTCGCCTTGTTCAACTCCGGCTTCCAAGACTGCTATAGGCGGACCGGGCCCGCCATCCGGGAAGGCCAACCGTTCCAGGAGATTTTGGAACGCGCAATTGCGCGGCGAGTTTGCGGATGTCTCGTCCGGGGATGA
- a CDS encoding TetR/AcrR family transcriptional regulator has protein sequence MTQDISTTEQRPYHHGDLHRAIVRAALDVLSESQSTEFSLRELARRAGVSHNAPYKHFADKRELLAAVSAVGFELLAKKMTDATKKLDSPRERLAAMARAYVCGGVNNPALYRLMFGGYLAGQDNGRPAIERTAANNMKAQIVDAICDGALGRLIPNTAANTRTIDGAILIFWSQMHGLTLLLVDGLVGPSDRIEELTENVLQGMLDGLANCIPTVPEGVWIGPPPAK, from the coding sequence ATGACCCAAGACATTTCCACGACAGAGCAGCGCCCCTACCACCATGGTGACCTGCACAGGGCGATCGTACGTGCCGCACTCGATGTTCTCAGCGAATCCCAAAGCACGGAGTTTTCGCTTCGGGAGCTCGCCCGTCGAGCGGGCGTCAGCCATAACGCCCCGTACAAACACTTCGCCGACAAGCGTGAATTGCTGGCGGCCGTCTCGGCGGTAGGGTTCGAGCTCCTCGCAAAAAAGATGACCGACGCGACGAAGAAACTCGACAGTCCGCGCGAGCGGCTGGCAGCCATGGCGCGCGCGTATGTTTGCGGCGGCGTCAACAATCCTGCGCTCTACAGATTGATGTTCGGTGGCTATCTTGCCGGTCAGGATAATGGGCGCCCTGCGATCGAAAGAACCGCGGCGAACAACATGAAAGCCCAAATTGTAGACGCGATATGCGACGGCGCGCTCGGGCGTCTCATTCCAAACACCGCGGCAAACACACGTACGATTGACGGGGCCATTCTAATATTTTGGTCGCAAATGCACGGACTCACTTTGCTGCTGGTAGACGGCCTCGTCGGCCCCAGCGACAGGATAGAGGAGCTGACCGAAAACGTCTTGCAAGGCATGCTCGACGGATTGGCGAATTGTATCCCCACGGTACCAGAGGGCGTTTGGATAGGTCCTCCGCCTGCCAAGTAG
- a CDS encoding acyl-CoA dehydrogenase C-terminal domain-containing protein — MAAYIPPIDDITFLLGEVFDFDALMVALPGCEEVNTGLAASILEEGGKFCAEVLEPLNRPGDEEGCRLEKGAVTTPKGFADAYRAFVAAGWAGLSGAPEFGGQGLPRVLQILLDEMLSSTNLSFGLFTGLTRGAVEAIAHHGSDQLKQKYLPRMISGEWTGAMALTESSAGTDLGLLTSRAEPLGDGSFALKGTKIFISSGDHDFGGNVIHLVLARLPNAPTGVKGISLFLSPKFLVNQNGSLGERNGMSVGSLEHKMGIHAQPTCVMNYDGAIGWLVGEPDRGLNAMFTMMNAERLFVGVQGLGIGEAANQKAVAYARERLQGRSTDGARGPVPIIEHPDVRKMLLTGRSFADAGRALGVWTAMQMDIAALHPDEGERNKAAGFVALLTPVVKAAFTDFGFETAVLSQQVFGGHGYIREWGMEQYVRDARITQIYEGTNGVQAMDLVGRKLPMEDGDLPRRFFAMMRAELFAAGGPAELDTAKAAVGEALARLAKLTEHLLAIGEDPSEGGSSASDYLCFFALVTFGWLWVRMAGKAAASAHATAELKQRKLILAQFFAARLLPRTLGLEAAIRSGASAIMALDADIL; from the coding sequence ATGGCTGCCTATATCCCCCCCATCGACGACATAACGTTCCTGCTCGGCGAGGTCTTCGACTTCGACGCGCTGATGGTCGCCCTTCCGGGCTGCGAAGAGGTCAATACGGGCCTTGCCGCGAGCATTCTCGAAGAAGGCGGCAAGTTCTGCGCCGAGGTGCTCGAACCACTGAACCGCCCCGGCGACGAGGAAGGTTGCCGACTGGAAAAAGGCGCGGTCACCACGCCGAAGGGCTTCGCTGACGCCTACAGGGCCTTTGTCGCGGCCGGCTGGGCCGGGCTTTCTGGAGCTCCGGAGTTTGGCGGCCAAGGCCTGCCGCGCGTGCTCCAGATCCTGCTCGACGAAATGCTATCATCGACCAACCTCTCCTTCGGCCTGTTCACAGGCCTCACCCGCGGCGCCGTCGAGGCGATTGCCCACCACGGGAGCGACCAACTGAAGCAGAAGTACCTGCCTAGGATGATTTCTGGCGAATGGACGGGCGCCATGGCGCTCACCGAATCCTCGGCTGGCACCGACCTCGGATTGCTCACTTCCCGCGCGGAACCGCTCGGCGACGGGTCTTTTGCGCTCAAGGGCACCAAGATCTTTATCTCCTCCGGCGACCACGATTTCGGCGGCAACGTCATTCACCTGGTGTTGGCGCGCCTTCCCAATGCGCCGACGGGAGTGAAGGGGATCAGTCTATTCCTTTCACCGAAGTTCCTTGTCAACCAGAACGGCTCGCTTGGTGAACGCAACGGCATGTCGGTCGGATCGCTGGAGCACAAGATGGGCATCCATGCCCAGCCGACTTGCGTGATGAACTATGACGGGGCCATCGGCTGGCTGGTCGGCGAACCCGACCGCGGCCTGAACGCCATGTTCACGATGATGAACGCCGAGCGCCTGTTCGTCGGCGTCCAGGGTCTCGGCATCGGCGAGGCAGCCAACCAGAAGGCCGTCGCCTATGCCCGCGAGCGCCTGCAAGGCCGCTCCACGGACGGCGCCCGCGGCCCTGTACCCATCATCGAGCATCCCGATGTGCGCAAGATGCTCCTCACGGGGCGTTCGTTTGCCGATGCTGGACGAGCGCTCGGCGTCTGGACCGCGATGCAGATGGACATCGCCGCCCTTCATCCCGACGAAGGAGAGCGCAACAAGGCCGCTGGCTTCGTCGCCCTGTTGACGCCGGTAGTAAAGGCTGCCTTCACCGACTTCGGGTTCGAGACGGCGGTCCTGTCGCAGCAGGTATTCGGCGGGCACGGCTACATCCGCGAATGGGGCATGGAACAGTATGTGCGCGACGCGCGCATCACTCAAATCTACGAGGGGACGAACGGCGTTCAGGCCATGGATCTCGTCGGCAGAAAACTGCCGATGGAAGATGGCGATCTGCCGCGGCGGTTCTTCGCGATGATGCGTGCCGAACTATTCGCAGCCGGAGGACCGGCCGAGCTTGACACGGCGAAGGCAGCCGTCGGCGAGGCCCTCGCCCGGCTGGCGAAACTGACGGAACATCTGTTGGCCATTGGCGAAGATCCGTCGGAGGGGGGATCTAGCGCCTCCGACTACCTGTGCTTTTTCGCGCTGGTTACCTTCGGATGGTTGTGGGTTCGCATGGCTGGAAAGGCTGCTGCATCCGCCCATGCGACTGCCGAACTGAAGCAGCGCAAGCTTATCCTGGCGCAATTCTTCGCGGCCCGTCTGCTGCCTCGAACTCTGGGACTGGAAGCGGCGATCCGCTCCGGCGCTTCCGCCATCATGGCACTTGACGCCGACATCCTATGA
- a CDS encoding sensor histidine kinase, translating into MSTASTIFRFRDVGGSGHNLAFGLIAVALAAAVFYVDTYTDIEGAVAVLYVVTMLLAAQATTRTGLLVIAAVCAALTLLSYATTHRNDADLQSTIRLIVALAALFVTTMLLLKTESARLALLSINSALKDSEARYRSIFDRTRVALWERDYSKLRSYLMDIRAQGITDIKAHARINPAVVHHCVGLIEVVAANEAARELLGPQSAAVGTLRRSALPGQEKFLDVLQAIMDDARVFEDKVEARADNGEDKLVLLSISFPEDPAAFNRVVVSMVDITQREMALKAIAEAQAELTKASKAATVGAMSASLAHELNQPLGAIVVNSQTLLRWLDRDPPDLIAVRRSAERMIRDSQRASEIIQNTRSLLSPSSNKLENVSLDRLIDETMALMEHELQRSGTTVLVDRMPDIPPVSAVKIELQQVLINLMTNAIQAMDEAGSAQRIIEIAMERPDIDHVSIAVRDSGPGITEDAKAKLFAPFFTTKVTGMGMGLSICRSTLEARGGKLDGTNHPEGGAIFEMRLLIKPEVEHG; encoded by the coding sequence ATGTCTACAGCGTCAACGATATTTCGCTTTCGCGATGTCGGAGGATCAGGCCACAATCTGGCTTTCGGCCTCATTGCCGTCGCGCTTGCAGCCGCGGTCTTTTACGTTGATACCTATACGGACATCGAGGGCGCCGTCGCGGTTCTCTATGTCGTCACCATGTTGCTTGCCGCCCAAGCGACCACGCGCACCGGCCTGCTTGTCATCGCTGCCGTTTGCGCTGCCCTCACGCTTCTTTCCTACGCCACCACGCATAGGAACGATGCAGACCTTCAATCAACCATCCGCCTGATTGTGGCGCTTGCTGCGCTGTTCGTTACGACCATGCTGCTCCTGAAAACGGAGAGCGCCCGCCTCGCGCTCCTTTCGATCAACTCCGCGCTGAAGGACAGCGAGGCCAGATACCGGTCGATTTTCGACCGCACGCGCGTGGCCCTTTGGGAGCGAGACTATTCGAAGCTGCGCAGCTATCTGATGGATATCAGGGCGCAGGGCATCACCGATATCAAGGCGCATGCGCGCATTAATCCGGCCGTCGTCCATCATTGCGTCGGTCTCATCGAAGTGGTCGCGGCGAACGAAGCGGCACGCGAACTGCTGGGACCTCAGTCGGCGGCGGTCGGCACGCTGCGCCGGTCCGCCCTCCCCGGGCAAGAGAAATTCCTTGACGTGCTTCAGGCGATCATGGACGACGCAAGGGTGTTCGAAGACAAGGTCGAGGCACGGGCGGACAACGGCGAAGACAAGCTCGTGCTGCTCAGCATCAGCTTTCCCGAGGATCCGGCCGCCTTCAACCGCGTTGTTGTCAGCATGGTCGACATCACCCAGCGCGAAATGGCCCTGAAGGCCATAGCCGAAGCGCAGGCGGAGCTGACAAAGGCATCAAAGGCCGCGACGGTCGGCGCGATGTCGGCATCGCTTGCGCACGAGCTCAACCAGCCGCTCGGCGCGATCGTCGTCAATTCGCAAACGCTGCTGAGGTGGCTTGACCGCGACCCACCGGATCTCATCGCCGTGCGCCGCTCGGCCGAAAGAATGATCCGCGACAGCCAGCGGGCGAGCGAGATCATCCAGAATACACGCAGCCTGCTTTCTCCTTCGAGCAACAAGCTCGAGAACGTCAGCCTGGATAGGCTGATCGACGAGACGATGGCGTTGATGGAGCACGAGCTACAGCGCAGTGGCACGACCGTGCTTGTCGACCGGATGCCTGACATTCCGCCTGTCTCGGCCGTGAAGATCGAGTTGCAGCAGGTGCTGATCAATCTCATGACCAACGCTATCCAGGCGATGGACGAGGCCGGCAGTGCACAGCGGATCATTGAGATAGCGATGGAGCGGCCGGATATCGACCATGTGAGTATTGCCGTGCGTGACTCCGGACCCGGGATCACCGAAGATGCGAAGGCCAAGCTGTTTGCCCCGTTTTTCACGACGAAGGTGACCGGCATGGGCATGGGCCTGTCAATCTGCCGCAGCACACTGGAGGCCCGTGGTGGAAAGCTCGATGGAACCAATCATCCCGAAGGTGGCGCGATCTTCGAAATGCGCCTTCTGATAAAGCCGGAGGTGGAACATGGCTGA
- a CDS encoding MFS transporter has protein sequence MSAAASAFGPVTSGTTASRPHLIVAALLLASFVVGFDTRVFTVGLPDLRGAYSLGADEASWLNTIANAPQILISSAVAWLATVFGVRRVMIPSSLVYACISFAIPLLHDGTALYALHAVRALLLGVFIPATIMVIFRNLDMRYWLVGIAIYALRLPLSQNLGFVLVGVYGDYLGWQWLYWQDVIVAPLIALLLIVAAPKEEINVSLLATADWGGMLLLGSSMTMLYIALDQGNRLDWFQSGIINSLLAGGAILVIGFFINESVVKLPWAHASVILSRNIGLGYAVIIAFTFSSSGGSIVIPAFLQNGVGLRPIAISELYVVGAVIPVFVFITLAVYLQRRVDSRLCMLIGLVAMALGSLIGSRLTIEWSPWNFLPVVFLFTAGQSFTFFSTVVYLLANTDPKRATAASAYIQVIRLGSAELAVSVLSTWLRQREQFHSNILTGPITASSRDFHGVMARLETLFGASSRGSLEALSTVATHVRAQAYVLAYSDGFILSFCFAVVGLGLVTLMGAMPFGPLHPDFHHKGPAAGTPVAQSKAA, from the coding sequence GTGAGCGCCGCAGCCAGCGCCTTTGGTCCGGTGACGAGTGGCACGACAGCCAGCCGCCCTCACCTGATCGTCGCGGCGCTGCTGTTGGCATCCTTCGTCGTTGGTTTCGACACCAGGGTCTTTACTGTCGGCCTTCCAGACCTGCGGGGCGCCTATTCATTGGGGGCCGACGAGGCCTCCTGGCTGAACACCATTGCCAACGCACCGCAGATCCTCATCTCGTCAGCGGTGGCATGGCTTGCCACAGTGTTTGGCGTCCGCCGGGTGATGATCCCTTCGAGCCTTGTCTACGCCTGCATCTCGTTTGCAATCCCGCTGCTCCATGACGGGACGGCGCTCTATGCGCTTCATGCTGTGCGGGCGCTGCTGCTCGGCGTCTTCATCCCGGCAACGATCATGGTGATCTTCCGGAACCTCGACATGAGATACTGGCTGGTCGGAATTGCGATTTACGCGCTTCGCCTTCCGTTGTCGCAAAACCTCGGCTTCGTGCTTGTCGGGGTTTATGGGGACTACCTCGGTTGGCAATGGCTCTATTGGCAGGACGTGATCGTCGCGCCACTTATTGCGCTCTTGCTGATCGTTGCGGCTCCCAAGGAGGAGATCAACGTCAGCTTGCTTGCGACTGCCGATTGGGGCGGAATGCTGTTGCTCGGTTCATCGATGACGATGCTCTATATCGCTCTTGACCAGGGAAACCGGCTCGATTGGTTCCAGTCAGGCATCATCAATTCGCTTCTTGCCGGCGGCGCAATCCTTGTCATCGGATTTTTCATCAACGAGAGCGTGGTAAAACTCCCCTGGGCGCATGCCAGCGTCATCCTGTCGCGTAACATCGGGCTCGGCTACGCCGTTATTATCGCCTTCACATTCTCCAGCTCCGGCGGTTCGATCGTCATCCCGGCGTTCCTGCAAAACGGCGTCGGGTTGCGACCCATTGCGATTTCAGAACTTTATGTCGTCGGTGCCGTAATCCCGGTCTTTGTCTTCATCACCCTGGCCGTCTATCTGCAGCGTCGGGTGGACTCGAGATTGTGCATGCTCATCGGTCTGGTGGCGATGGCGCTCGGTTCTCTCATTGGTTCCAGGCTGACGATTGAATGGTCTCCATGGAACTTCCTGCCCGTCGTTTTCCTGTTTACCGCGGGCCAGTCGTTCACCTTCTTCTCAACTGTCGTCTACCTCTTGGCAAACACCGATCCAAAGCGGGCAACCGCGGCGTCCGCCTATATCCAGGTCATCCGTCTTGGAAGTGCTGAGCTGGCTGTCAGTGTGCTGAGCACCTGGCTGCGGCAACGCGAGCAGTTTCACTCCAACATACTGACTGGCCCCATTACGGCCTCTTCACGAGATTTTCATGGCGTGATGGCCAGGCTGGAGACGCTGTTCGGTGCCTCGTCGCGGGGAAGCCTGGAAGCATTGTCGACCGTTGCGACACACGTGCGAGCGCAGGCCTATGTGCTTGCCTATTCCGATGGCTTTATCCTGTCGTTTTGCTTCGCCGTCGTTGGTTTGGGGCTGGTCACACTGATGGGCGCGATGCCGTTCGGCCCACTCCACCCAGACTTTCATCATAAGGGGCCTGCAGCAGGGACCCCAGTTGCACAGAGCAAGGCCGCTTGA
- a CDS encoding putative bifunctional diguanylate cyclase/phosphodiesterase, with product MRGEFADVSSGDDGRRNWINTRLRNHRNPGRAFLLALTGDRWLKVQERRSASGYIVGVQTDVTDLKRAERQIKLQAETDPLTGLLNRRSMIEGLDAVISSERTDRYSALVLVDLDHFKAINDTLGHGAGDVLLVEIGKRFKESVRKSDFVARLGGDEYAVLLVDIGSEANAIRIVRKMLKGLEAPVRLGRKSVNVSGSFGLAVVRSTKAGTPLEVIKRADIALYQAKRNGRSTYAVYSTDMERSIRHRNGMVEALRRAIERDEIQVALQPQLRFLDGAHSGFEALVRWKKDSEWVPAAELISLAEQSDLISAVGRSVVSATLSVMRDMKRKGRVPGKVAINVAAAQLRDLNFAKELLAAIAAHGHSGSEIVIEVTENVILDRTNEAIGVTLNRLSEAGVKIALDDFGTGYASLTHLQRYPVSYIKIDRSFVADLNRGYGNGAIVRAIISLAHDLGMEVVAEGIETQAQYQSLMEMGCDYAQGYLLAKPMLVEQIDAYFLDCEAKRPVAALVA from the coding sequence TTGCGCGGCGAGTTTGCGGATGTCTCGTCCGGGGATGATGGCAGGCGGAACTGGATCAACACGAGGCTGCGCAATCACCGCAATCCGGGAAGGGCATTTCTACTGGCGCTGACTGGAGATCGGTGGCTTAAGGTGCAGGAGCGGCGATCTGCCTCCGGATACATCGTCGGTGTCCAAACCGACGTCACCGATCTAAAGAGGGCAGAGCGACAGATCAAACTCCAGGCGGAAACCGACCCACTCACGGGCCTCCTTAACCGCCGTTCCATGATTGAAGGACTGGATGCCGTTATATCCTCTGAACGGACAGACCGGTATAGTGCGCTGGTGCTCGTCGATCTGGACCACTTCAAAGCGATCAACGACACTTTGGGCCACGGCGCGGGCGACGTACTTCTCGTCGAAATCGGAAAACGCTTCAAAGAAAGCGTGAGGAAATCGGATTTTGTCGCCCGCCTAGGAGGTGACGAATACGCCGTCCTGCTCGTGGATATCGGCAGCGAAGCCAACGCAATCCGGATCGTTCGGAAGATGCTGAAGGGCCTCGAGGCCCCAGTCCGGCTCGGTCGAAAGTCAGTTAACGTCAGCGGTAGCTTCGGACTGGCTGTCGTCCGGAGCACGAAGGCAGGTACTCCGCTAGAAGTAATCAAACGTGCCGACATTGCCCTCTACCAGGCTAAACGCAACGGACGGTCGACCTATGCCGTCTACAGCACAGATATGGAACGGAGCATCCGGCACCGAAATGGGATGGTCGAGGCGCTGCGCCGTGCAATCGAACGCGACGAAATACAGGTGGCTCTGCAACCTCAGTTACGGTTTCTTGACGGAGCCCATTCCGGTTTCGAGGCTCTCGTCCGCTGGAAGAAGGATAGTGAATGGGTACCGGCGGCGGAACTCATATCTCTGGCGGAGCAATCGGATCTGATTAGTGCGGTTGGGCGATCCGTTGTTTCCGCTACTCTCAGCGTGATGCGCGACATGAAACGGAAGGGTCGCGTACCCGGCAAGGTGGCCATCAACGTTGCCGCGGCGCAGTTGCGCGACCTCAACTTCGCTAAAGAACTCCTCGCTGCCATCGCGGCTCACGGACATTCGGGTTCCGAGATCGTCATCGAAGTCACGGAGAATGTCATTCTCGACCGTACTAACGAAGCGATCGGTGTGACGCTGAACCGGTTGTCGGAGGCAGGCGTCAAGATTGCGCTTGATGACTTCGGTACGGGCTACGCTTCGCTGACCCATCTGCAGCGCTATCCGGTGTCGTACATCAAGATAGATCGCTCCTTTGTCGCGGACCTTAACCGTGGCTATGGAAACGGTGCGATCGTGAGGGCCATTATCTCCTTGGCCCACGACCTCGGCATGGAGGTAGTCGCGGAGGGTATCGAGACGCAGGCCCAATATCAGTCCCTTATGGAGATGGGTTGTGACTATGCGCAAGGGTATCTTCTGGCCAAACCCATGCTCGTCGAGCAGATCGACGCTTACTTCCTCGATTGCGAAGCAAAGCGGCCGGTTGCCGCACTGGTCGCTTGA
- a CDS encoding HlyD family secretion protein — MDDPLNITNLSPPPASLAPAGEAFAPSPQPSTATATIRRLAIPALAIAVVCASMALVMADWNRWVAGAARQSTDDAVINADVSTLSAQVSGTVRSTPVGDYQRVTKGQLLGEIDPREYDAAVEVAKANLASANASLANLANQVALQKAVVQAAEAQNASALAQQTQTELEFHRQTNLGDATSQQLLQQAQSAYLQAQAAVKSTAAAIEQQKAQLKVLDGQDPLLRAEVSAAQGNLDTALIRQGYTRISAPFDGVVGRKLVHEGDFVAAGTSVISEVPLPSVYVTANFKETQLARMTPGRAAQVTIDTFPGQTLSGKVSRLSPASGSIFALLPPDNATGNYTKVVQRIPVRIDLDPGQTLANQLKPGMSAVVSVDTAADAKP; from the coding sequence ATGGACGACCCACTCAATATCACAAACCTCAGCCCACCGCCGGCCAGTCTCGCGCCGGCCGGGGAGGCTTTCGCCCCTAGCCCGCAGCCTTCGACGGCCACGGCGACAATCAGACGGCTCGCCATTCCGGCCCTGGCAATCGCGGTCGTCTGCGCCAGCATGGCACTGGTCATGGCAGACTGGAACCGATGGGTGGCCGGTGCTGCCCGGCAATCGACAGACGATGCGGTGATTAATGCTGATGTCTCCACTCTCAGCGCGCAGGTTAGCGGCACGGTACGAAGCACGCCGGTTGGAGACTATCAGCGGGTCACGAAAGGCCAGTTGCTCGGTGAAATCGATCCCCGCGAGTATGACGCCGCCGTCGAGGTGGCGAAAGCAAACCTGGCATCCGCCAACGCCTCGCTCGCAAATCTTGCGAACCAAGTCGCGTTGCAGAAGGCTGTCGTGCAGGCAGCCGAAGCGCAGAACGCATCCGCGCTTGCCCAGCAAACACAGACTGAGCTTGAGTTTCACCGGCAGACAAATCTTGGAGATGCCACGTCGCAGCAGCTGCTGCAGCAGGCACAATCGGCCTATCTCCAGGCCCAGGCTGCCGTCAAATCGACCGCAGCCGCCATCGAGCAACAGAAAGCGCAGTTGAAGGTTCTTGATGGACAGGATCCGTTGTTGCGCGCTGAGGTTAGCGCCGCACAGGGAAATCTGGACACAGCTCTGATCCGCCAGGGATACACCCGCATCTCAGCACCCTTCGATGGTGTCGTTGGCCGCAAGCTCGTCCACGAAGGCGATTTTGTCGCCGCCGGCACCAGCGTCATTTCGGAGGTGCCCCTTCCGAGCGTCTACGTGACGGCAAACTTCAAGGAGACACAGCTTGCCCGTATGACCCCAGGCCGTGCGGCACAGGTCACCATTGATACATTTCCCGGCCAGACGCTTTCTGGAAAGGTCTCCCGGCTGTCGCCGGCAAGCGGCTCCATTTTCGCGCTTTTGCCGCCTGACAATGCCACCGGCAATTATACCAAGGTCGTGCAGCGCATTCCTGTCAGGATCGATCTCGATCCAGGCCAAACGCTCGCCAATCAGCTCAAGCCGGGAATGTCGGCTGTCGTAAGCGTCGATACAGCGGCGGACGCAAAGCCGTGA